The region AGCCCGCAGGCGAAGGCGAGGTTGGCGACGGTGGCGTTCATGCGGCATCACTCAGCTCGACACCGTCGGCGGGGATCGGCGTGCAGCAGTGCCCGCACAGCCAGCCGTCCTTGTTCAGCACGGACGGCTCGGTACGACAGCAGTTGCCGCACCACTTCCATGCCTGCGCCAACACCCCGTACGAAGGCGCCCTGTCCGGCCACGGCGGCAGGAGGGTTTCGAGCGTGACCTCGTCGACCACCGCCCGCACAGGCGGACGCGACATGCGGTGCCGGGCCGGCGCCGGGGCCCCGGCAGGTCGCGTCACCCACAGGCGGGCGAACACATTCGCCCACCCCGCCATCCATATACCGGTGACCGTCAACGCAACGCTGTAGTCGCTCATGACGTGCTCACCCCCGTGTCGGGCTTCGGTGCCTCGTAGCCGGGCTGCCAGACGGCGCTGTCCAGGAGGCCGCCGGGCGGCATGCCGAGCGCGTTGTCCAGCTCCTTCTGTAGGCGGTCGGCGCGCTTCCGCTCCCTCCGTGCTTCCGCCCTCGCCACCGCGGCTTCCTCGCGGCCCGCGGCGGCTGCCTTCTGGACGGCGGCGATCCGCTCCGCCGTACGCTTCGCCGCCACCGGGTCGAACCCGTTCACGACCTGCGCCTCGGCCAGCCGCTCGCCGAGCGCCTTGTTCCGGCCGGCCAGGCGAGCATTCGCGGCGTCGAGTTCGGCGTGCTGGCGGGTGATGGTGCGCCGGGCTTCGATCTCGGTGGTGGCGCGGGCTTCGGCCTTGAGGGCGCGCTCACGCCAGCGGATGGTCTCCTCGCGGGCGTCGGCGAGTTCGGCATCGTGACGGCGACGGGACGCGAACCAGGTCATGACGCACCGCCGGTGACCGCGTCGTACACGTCGCGCGCCCAGCGGGCGTCACCGAGCGCGGTGTGCGCGACGTCGCCATCGGGAGGTTCGACACCGAGCTGACGGGACAGCCAGCGCGACGAGATCGGCTTCGGGTCCCTCGCCATCAGGGCGGGCTCGTGCGCCCACATGAACCCGGCGGCGAGGGTTGCGATGTCGATGGGCCGGTAGTGCCACTGGGCGCTGCCGGGGCCGAGGAGCTTGCGGAGGAACCGGTCGTCGAAGCCGGGGTTGCTACCGACGAGGATGGCGCCGCGAAGGACGGAGAGGATGGCACTTTCGGCCTGCGCGCGGGTCATCGGGACGATCGGGCCGCCCTCATAGCCGGTGAACGCGGCCTCGACGTACACGGGGACGACGAAGCGCTCCTCGTACCGGCCGATCTTCAGCGACTCGGGGTCGGCGACGGTCAGGTCCGGGCGGATCTGCCACACGTACTCGGTGTCCGTGGCGGGCGCCATGACGGCGTCGGACTCGCGGAGGATGACGGCAACCTCCCACGCGTCGCCGATCTCGGCGTTGAGGTGGGTGGTCTCCGTGTCGACGAAGGCGATCGGATGCACGATGGTTCTCCGTTCAGGGGTTCTGTGGTGTGCTGGGTGCCGGCCGCCCCGCCTGATTTCGGCGGGCGGGGCGGCCATCTGGCGTGCGGGTTAGAACGGGACTTCGCTGTCGGGGCCGCCGAGCGCCATCCGCTGCATGTGGCCGCCGATGTCGTCGATCAGGTCGATGCGCTCGCGCTTCAGCTCGTGGGCGAGACCTCGGGCCCAGGTGCGTACTTCCTCGGACTTGCCATCGAGGAGGGCTTCAGCGAGGTGCAGGGCGACGACGTTGGCCATGGCCTGGTCGCGGGTGACGCCGGGACCCCATGGCTCGCGGGCAGCGGCCTCCTCCACTTGAGTCCACGGGTCATCGGTGGTGGCCATCGCCCCGATCCAGCCGCGCTTGTCGTGCTCGTCCTCATGGGCGCGCCCGCAGTCGCCGCGACGGCGTTCCTCATCGGTCATCAGCGAGCAGGGCACCCGACCGGAGTCGAGGACTCGCCGCAGGTCACGGATGTTCCGCAGGTAGATGTGCCGGTAGTCGCTGTAGCGGCGGGACAGTTCGTCCTCGGGCTCGTCGAGCTTGGCCCGGTATGCCTCGGCGACTTCCTGCCAGCGTTCGAGGAGCGTGTCGAGGAGGGCG is a window of Streptomyces sp. B21-083 DNA encoding:
- a CDS encoding 3'-5' exonuclease; amino-acid sequence: MHPIAFVDTETTHLNAEIGDAWEVAVILRESDAVMAPATDTEYVWQIRPDLTVADPESLKIGRYEERFVVPVYVEAAFTGYEGGPIVPMTRAQAESAILSVLRGAILVGSNPGFDDRFLRKLLGPGSAQWHYRPIDIATLAAGFMWAHEPALMARDPKPISSRWLSRQLGVEPPDGDVAHTALGDARWARDVYDAVTGGAS